The Leptodactylus fuscus isolate aLepFus1 chromosome 5, aLepFus1.hap2, whole genome shotgun sequence genome segment tgatcttgagatttcaagatcgattttaaaatccgatttccgatcattttccagccgatctcgatcctgatctcgatcgtgaaatttgctcgatcgccgaacggaatccgatcttttccgatcccgatcctcaaccctagtcaatgcttttctatgggaaaagtcacttttggggttgagccgatcttgagataacctccgatctcgatcccgctggaatagatcgggtcggaattctgatcacgatcgtgaaatttactcaatcgccgatcggaatccgatcttttccgatctcgatcgctcaaccctagtcttcaaGTAATTCATCAGATTCCTCTTCACATTTCTCGTCCAGCTCATGAATCGCCATTTCCTTCTGACACTCACTTGGGCAGATAATATTGTGTCTTTATTTTTACATTACTTAAGATTGTTTCACGTTCTCGTTCTACTTGCAGAACAATCTGACGGTGGTCACAGAGTTTTTCCTTTTAGGATTTCAAGGCAGTCGTCTTTTAAGAAATCTTCTCTTCCTTCTGTTCCTTATTGTTTACAGTCTAACactatgtgggaacctcctgataatattattggtgtccaccagtaagatcctccacaccccaatgtacttcttcatctcacaactctccatcagtgacattTTGTTGTCTACAAATTTCATCCCCAACTTTTTCTATGTCCTCCTGAATAATGGGGCGGCCATTACTTTTGTTGGCTGtttcacacaactgtattttttCTGCTCTGCAGAAGCCTGTGAATGTTATCTCCTGactgtgatgtcctatgacagatatgtggccatctgtaatcccctcCGTTACACCTCTATCATGAAAAATGGATTTTGTATTAAATTGGTTGTTCTGAGTTATTTCTTAGGTTTTTCCTTCTCATTCGTTATCACTTTTACATCATCAACGTTATACTTTTgtggaacaaatatcattgaccatttatTCTGTGACCTTCTTCCCTTATTAGAACTTTCCTGCTCCGACACCTTTATTGTTCACATGGAACTTGATATTTTGGGTGTTCCAATTCTAATAACCCCAACCATCATCATCGTAGTGTCTTATACTTATATCGTTCGGGCAGTCTTAAAGATttcatccagtactggtagacagaaagtcttctccacctgtagctcccacctcattgtggtctccatattctatggGACCATGTTCACTGTGTATGTTGTCCCAACAAAAGGCCTCACACTATCCATGggtaagatcctctccctgctatatactgtgttcacaCCTCTGATCAACCCCCTTATATACAGCCTgaggaataaagatattaaaaaagcCGCACAAGGAACAATTCATAGACAATGATTGACATTAAAGTGGTCCCAAGATGTAGAATTAGCCTATAATGGACTGAAATCAACCAGAATGGTGGAATATCCATGAGGTTGGTTTTTAATCTGaactggaactgctattattagaATCTATTGTTATTTTTAGCAAATTTGTATCAAACTTTTTATGAAATGTTTCACTTATTTCTAGTTGACGGCCAAAGAATGAATTCACAATGCGCCGTAACGAAGTTGTATCTATTAAAGgacataaatgtatatattatgtatatctaacATATGATGGTGTGATTTGTGGATTTTGGAGACTAAATTCTGAAATTTTTACTATACATAAAGAAAATAAGTGCTCAGTAAGCAGTATTATAGATTTATGTACGTGTGCATAGGTTTATTATAAATTTTCTATGATCCCGATTTACGAATCGATTGTAGATTCAGACATGAGAGTGGCTAGGTACAGCGCATTTCATGCAAGAAAGactaaactgggggagagattagagagatagtaAGAATCTTACCATCAGATatagtaataatacacagataatacagtgttggGATTATGGGGAGGTATACTGTACTTAGAAGCTATTTTTTATTTAGGTAAATGAGAAAGACGTACAGTAGAGGGGAGACTTTAGTCACTGTGTCTTATGTCTGATCTGTCATTAAACAAGTCCCGCTACGCCACTTCCCAGAAGCTAAGGAGGGCACTTCTTTGTCATTACCTGCCACGGTGTTTAGCAACATCACACCATCTAACCAGCCTCCTTCAGTTCACCCCTCTGATCCCCAATCCCATTGTAGCACCCCATCTGCACTTATGACTATCTATGATACCAGACTGACGCCCACTCAGATACTTTGTGTCAAAAAATGGTCTGAAAGTAGCTCATCCATCAGCTGTGAATTGGAGGACTCTCTTGTCACAGCGTACAACACTCCACTTCCCACTATGCGCTCGTCATAGATATCAATATTATGAACATTTTGACAGAAAATTGGTCTGATATAAATACATTGATTCCAAATacatccatttattttttttagtgctTCCTCCAGTCCTAAAACCCTTAGTGCTATTTCAAACGATGCATGGGACTAAGTATTTTGATCCTaattttgatgcaggaagccacggcagaataggaccaaaatgcacctgccgcgacTGCTGctttgcggcttccgacagtcgcggcttccctctccggaataggcccaaatgaatgggcctagtccagcgagtgctgtcgcgaggtggatgccgaggctgactcagctgcggaatccgcccaTAATGAAGTGGAATCTGGCGCATGCGCATCAACAACATCTTCACAGCTATCGGACTAACAGCAGTTTGGGATGACCAGGGAGCCAAACATAATGTGCTTATTAaaccttaaagggactctaccattaagatcaaattttttgttgatcacacgtagaaatagccttaaaggctattcttctcctactgtaagatgtcttctccgtgctgccgttcggtagaaatctgtttttttttgccggtatgcaaatgagttctctcgcagcacttgaggtgtccctaatgctgtgagaaaaacctTCACCTCCATCTTCCTCTGGGACGGCCTCTttacacgtcttcttccagcattgGGAGTCAAAACTTCTAGGCCATCAGGCATAACCGACCGCATATG includes the following:
- the LOC142204300 gene encoding olfactory receptor 11L1-like: MEISENNLTVVTEFFLLGFQGSRLLRNLLFLLFLIVYSLTLCGNLLIILLVSTSKILHTPMYFFISQLSISDILLSTNFIPNFFYVLLNNGAAITFVGCFTQLYFFCSAEACECYLLTVMSYDRYVAICNPLRYTSIMKNGFCIKLVVLSYFLGFSFSFVITFTSSTLYFCGTNIIDHLFCDLLPLLELSCSDTFIVHMELDILGVPILITPTIIIVVSYTYIVRAVLKISSSTGRQKVFSTCSSHLIVVSIFYGTMFTVYVVPTKGLTLSMGKILSLLYTVFTPLINPLIYSLRNKDIKKAAQGTIHRQ